From the Mangifera indica cultivar Alphonso chromosome 10, CATAS_Mindica_2.1, whole genome shotgun sequence genome, one window contains:
- the LOC123227440 gene encoding probable N-acetyl-gamma-glutamyl-phosphate reductase, chloroplastic, whose translation MSIATFNSICLSQGSLWKDQAKSPRALKKYEKPKRLCIRVSATLSTKSSKTEDGKSQKSEKQVRIGLLGASGYTGAEIVRLLANHPYFGITLMTADRKAGQSIGSVFPHLISQVLPTMVPVKDADFSNVDAVFCCLPHGTTQEIIKGLPKSLKIVDLSADFRLRDISEYEEWYGQPHIAPDLQKEAVYGLTEILREDIKGARLVANPGCYPTSIQLPLIPLIKANLIQYRNIIIDAKSGVSGAGRGAKEANLYSEIAEGIYSYGVARHRHVPEIEQGLSDAAHSKVTVSFTPHLMPMIRGMQSTIYVEMAPGATVEDLYQQLKISYKDEEFVKLLEKGVVPRTHNVRGSNYCLMNVFPDRIPGRAIIISVIDNLVKGASGQALQNLNIMLGFPENTGLLNQALFP comes from the exons ATGAGCATCGCAACTTTCAATTCCATTTGCTTATCTCAAGGGTCTTTGTGGAAG GATCAAGCTAAGAGTCCAAGGGCATTGAAGAAATACGAGAAACCAAAGAGGCTTTGTATAAGAGTGTCTGCAACTCTATCAACAAAAAGCTCAAAAACGGAAGATGGAAAGTCTCAGAAATCTGAAAAGCAAGTTCGCATTGGTCTTCTGGGTGCCAGTGGTTACACTGGTGCTGAG ATTGTGCGACTTCTTGCAAACCATCCATACTTTGGTATAACTCTGATGACTGCTGATCGAAAAGCTGGTCAATCAATTGGATCAGTGTTTCCTCATTTGATATCACAA GTTTTACCGACCATGGTTCCCGTCAAGGATGCGGATTTTTCTAATGTTGATGCTGTGTTTTGCTGTTTGCCTCATGGAACCACACAA GAAATTATTAAAGGCCTTCCCAAGAGTTTAAAGATTGTTGATCTCTCTGCT GACTTTAGGCTGCGTGATATTTCTGAGTATGAAGAATGGTATGGTCAACCACATATTGCCCCAGATTTGCAg AAAGAGGCTGTATATGGTTTGACAGAGATTTTGAGGGAGGATATAAAAGGTGCACGCCTAGTTGCTAACCCTGGTTGTTACCCGACATCAATTCAACTTCCTCTCATTCCCCTTATTAAG GCTAATCTGATTCaatatagaaatataattattgacGCAAAATCGGGTGTGAGTGGAGCAG GACGTGGTGCTAAGGAGGCAAACTTGTACTCAGAAATAGCTGAAGGCATTTATTCTTATGGTGTTGCAAGACATCGTCATG TTCCCGAAATTGAACAAGGACTATCTGATGCTGCACATTCAAAAGTAACTGTCAGTTTCACCCCTCACCTAATGCCAATG ATTCGTGGTATGCAATCAACTATATACGTGGAAATGGCTCCAGGAGCGACCGTTGAGGACTTATACCAGCAACTAAAGATTTCCTATAAG GATGAGGAATTCGTAAAGTTGTTGGAGAAGGGAGTTGTCCCTCGCACTCATAACGTTCGAGGTTCTAATTATTGTTTAATGAATGTCTTCCCAGATCGAATTCCCGGAAGAGCAATAATCATATCAGTA ATTGATAATCTTGTTAAGGGAGCTTCTGGTCAAGCACTACAAAATCTTAACATAATGCTGGGGTTTCCTGAAAATACAGGACTTCTTAACCAGGCTTTGTTTCCTTGA
- the LOC123227439 gene encoding uncharacterized protein LOC123227439, which yields MKAMEAIEDLIEEAKLRTVWWALCIFAVCYCLTHTSASMWMNLPISILIVCGLRILSNEVEFSWKVKRAHPQSYLSQLEKKQLSANDSRLSNAPSPPRWKRKIDSPIVEAAINDFIDKILKDFVVDLWYSEITPDKEVPELMRTIIMDAIGEISGRVKEINLVEMLTSDIVDLIGEQLVLFRRNQAAIGVDVMGVLSSEERDERLKHHLMVSKELHPALISPESEYKVLQRIASGVLALVLRQREAQCPIVRTIARELVTCLVLQHIMNLASPENINELIEIILLSIRDDNIGSHQSPGGVHNGDFPSKQHSSLNNQGTDMTLVNFSDQRETSLDHNKYHEDMPLRPADWAQVLKAVTEKRDEVLTPENLENMWTKGRNYKRKEQKSVKGGVENHDAKGSGIINAVATGNMGKEMSSNSTESCAGAHYKALLQLTVGLGPNTQLSDGNENMTHLLQSFDKLSSFDGGHAVAVLEDIDDLGADGNKNKLKRSNSTSALKVLPNAKKAFTGDSGGPVIAEFYSSDFSRCREESRVMNASDIVVRREGQHVPKLKCRVKGAYFEKLGSKSFAVYSIAVTDSENRTWLVKRRYRNFERLHRHLKEIPNYTLQLPPKRIFSSSTEDAFVHQRCIQLDRYLQDLLSIANVAEQHEVWDFLSVTSKNYSFGKSSSVMRTLAVNVDDAVDDIVRQFKGVSDGLMRKVVGSSPNPDEASSSSNGNFSFKADEISTHIASQSTSETVNSFSDHEEGDKDESYGHEKVTSGAQASVWHSGNELNSKGVPPRIMKNSEDARNLNLAKRHSSDAKSEWFAQGGLPAAKFSANPDRLKDPIGMPPEWTPSKVSVPLLNLVDTVFQLKRRGWLRRQVFWISKQILQLVMEDAIDDWLLRQIYWLRREDIIAQGIRWIQDTLWPGGIFFTRVGILQREPNDAQADLKSFPGLNQSGGHRATQSVSFEEQLEAARRASNVKKLLLEGAPAALVSLIGAKQYKRCAKDIYYFTQSTVCVKQLAYEILELIILSVFPELRDLVLNLHEKMRVPPA from the exons ATGAAAGCGATGGAGGCGATAGAAGATCTGATCGAGGAAGCGAAACTGCGGACGGTGTGGTGGGCCTTGTGTATATTCGCCGTCTGTTATTGCTTAACTC ATACAAGTGCGTCAATGTGGATGAATTTACCCATATCCATACTTATTGTTTGCGGTCTACGAATTCTATCTAATGAGGTGGAATTCTCCTGGAAGGTTAAACGAGCACATCCACAATCTTATTTATCTCAGTTGGAGAAGAAACAGTTGTCTGCCAACGATTCTCGGCTTTCTAATGCACCTTCCCCACCTAGATGGAAGCGGAAAATTGATTCTCCTATTGTGGAGGCtgcaataaatgattttatagataaaattttgaaagattttgttgttgatttatggTATTCAGAAATTACTCCAGATAAGGAGGTTCCTGAGCTAATGCGAACTATAATCATGGATGCTATCGGTGAAATATCAGGAAGGGTCAAAGAGATAAACCTTGTTGAGATGCTAACAAG TGATATAGTAGATTTAATAGGTGAACAGTTGGTTCTTTTTAGAAGAAACCAAGCTGCTATTGGTGTTGATGTTATGGGAGTGCTGTCCTCTGAGGAGCGGGATGAAAGGTTGAAACATCATCTTATGGTATCTAAGGAGCTTCATCCGGCATTGATATCTCCTGAGAGTGAGTACAAG GTTCTTCAACGGATAGCTAGTGGAGTGCTAGCTTTGGTGCTAAGACAGCGAGAAGCTCAATGCCCCATTGTTCGAACGATTGCCAGGGAGCTTGTAACTTGTTTGGTGTTGCAACATATTATGAATTTAGCTAGCCCAGA GAATATCAATGAATTGATTGAAATCATTTTACTTTCAATTAGAGATGATAACATAGGCAGTCATCAGTCTCCAGGTGGGGTACATAATGGAGATTTTCCATCAAAACAGCATTCTTCTTTGAATAATCAAGGGACAGATATGACTTTGGTTAACTTCAGTGATCAAAGAGAAACATCTTTGGATCACAACAAATACCACGAAGATATGCCTTTGCGTCCTGCTGATTGGGCACAAGTGCTGAAGGCTGTCACTGAAAAAAGAGATGAAGTTCTTACCCCTGAAAATCTTGAGAACATGTGGACAAAGGGAAGAAATTATAAGAGGAAAGAGCAGAAAAGTGTAAAAGGAGGAGTTGAGAACCATGATGCTAAAGGTTCAGGGATAATTAATGCTGTGGCTACAGGAAATATGGGGAAGGAAATGTCTAGCAACAGCACTGAGTCATGTGCTGGAGCACATTATAAAGCTCTGTTACAGCTGACAGTGGGATTAGGTCCTAACACTCAATTAAGTGATGGTAATGAAAATATGACACATTTGCTGCAGAGTTTTGATAAATTGTCATCATTTGATGGAGGGCATGCTGTTGCTGTTTTGGAAGATATTGATGATCTTGGTGCTGATGGAAACAAAAATAAGCTTAAGAGATCCAATAGTACTTCTGCTCTTAAAGTCCTACCCAATGCCAAAAAGGCTTTTACCGGAGATAGTGGGGGGCCTGTTATTGCTGAATTCTACAGCTCAGATTTTAGCAGGTGTAGGGAAGAATCTAGGGTTATGAATGCCTCTGATATAGTAGTCCGGCGTGAGGGACAACATGTTCCTAAGCTTAAGTGTCGG GTTAAAGGAGCTTATTTTGAGAAACTTGGATCAAAATCTTTCGCTGTTTATTCAATTGCTGTGACAGATTCAGAAAACAGAACTTGGCTTGTGAAAAGAAG ATATAGGAATTTCGAACGACTGCATCGACATCTTAAAGAAATCCCTAATTACACTTTACAACTACCTCCCAAAAGGATATTCTCCTCAAGCACTGAGGATGCCTTTGTTCATCAACGTTGTATTCAGCTTGATAGATATCTGCAA GATCTCCTATCTATAGCTAATGTTGCTGAACAGCATGAAGTGTGGGATTTTTTAAGTGTTACCTCAAAG aattaCTCTTTTGGAAAATCTTCATCAGTGATGAGAACCCTCGCAG TCAATGTGGACGATGCTGTGGATGATATTGTACGCCAGTTTAAAGGGGTTTCAGATGGCTTAATGAGGAAAGTTGTCGGTTCATCTCCCAACCCTGATGAAGCCTCTTCCTCATCTAATGGAAACTTTTCATTCAAGGCAGATGAAATAAGTACCCATATTGCAAGTCAAAGTACCTCTGAAACAGTTAATAGCTTTTCTGACCATGAAGAAGGTGATAAAGATGAAAGCTATGGCCATGAGAAAGTCACATCTGGTGCACAGGCTAGTGTTTGGCATTCAGGCAATGAATTGAACTCAAAGGGTGTTCCACCTCGGATAATGAAAAACAGTGAAGATGCTAGAAACCTAAATTTGGCAAAAAGGCATAGTTCAGATGCAAAATCTGAATGGTTTGCCCAGGGTGGATTGCCTGCTGCTAAATTTTCAGCAAATCCTGATCGTTTGAAAGATCCAATTGGAATGCCACCTGAG TGGACTCCATCTAAAGTAAGTGTACCTCTATTAAATCTAGTTGATACAGTTTTTCAGCTGAAGAGAAGAGGCTGGCTAAG AAGACAGGTCTTCTGGATATCAAAGCAAATACTGCAGCTGGTAATGGAAGATGCTATTGACGACTGGCTCTTGAGACAAATTTATTGGCTTCGAAGAGAAGACATTATTGCTCAAGGAATTCGGTGGATTCAAGAT ACTCTCTGGCCTGGTGGCATATTTTTTACAAGAGTGGGGATTTTGCAAAGAGAACCTAATGATGCTCAAGCAGACCTGAAATCTTTCCCAGGTTTAAACCAATCTGGTGGCCATAGGGCCACACAGTCAGTCTCCTTTGAGGAACAACTAGAAGCTGCTCGGAGAGCAAGTAATGTCAAGAAATTACTCTTGG AGGGAGCTCCAGCTGCATTGGTCAGCTTGATTGGGGCTAAGCAATACAAGCGGTGTGCTAAAGACATATATTATTTCACTCAG TCTACTGTATGTGTGAAGCAACTTGCATACGAAATACTTGAACTCATAATCCTGTCCGTATTCCCTGAGTTGCGGGATCTCGTGCTAAATCTTCATGAGAAGATGCGTGTTCCACCTGCATAG
- the LOC123227154 gene encoding pollen-specific leucine-rich repeat extensin-like protein 1 — protein MLYHITNILGSSCFFFLLLLSSFSTTYALTDAEASFIARRQLLTLPKDGKLPIPEFEKALEEKFENERLKRAYVALQALKKAIYSDPFNMTGNWVGADVCSYNGVFCTPAKDDPNVRVVSGIDLNHGDIAGYLPAELGLLTDLELFHINSNRFCGIVPMSMSTLINLIEFDISNNRFVGPFPSVCLYWKKNLYLDIRYNNFEGELPPEVFELPLDVFLVNNNRFSNCIPETMGKSNASVVVFAHNKFTGSIPKTLTQMKNLTEILFIDNQLGGCIPQEMGQLSSMTVFDCSSNNVTGSLPNSFSELKNLEILELSHNQLTGSVSEEICKLPKLSNFTFTDNFFQEVGKECSSRQNFVMNDTFNCLAGRPGQKMENMCSASQTVDCDAIYQSCGGSEPAPLPTPVPKLVTATPPPPTTTQPPVPVMQSPPVPTTPSAPTKTQPPPTPVMQSPPVPTTPSAPTTTQPPPTPVMQSPPVPTTPSAPTTTQPPPTPVMQSPPVPTTPSAPTTTQPPPTPVLQSQPPPTTTPSAPTATPPSAPVLQSPPEATTPPSKATPTPAPVSQSPIPPTTTPTPATPSPSAPVSQSSPPPTTPPPKVTLPPAPVLQTPSALTSPPPKTTPQPAPVLQSPPLPTTPAKPVAPVPSPDLSDQAPLKPAKPTQPTPAPQAQPPPTNQWWPWAQTPPAQEQPKPSSQISQPPEQPTSVSPPPKQVVEPQKQSTTVPTMPEPEVEPPKQSTSVPPPPKPVTEPPKPIVESPKQSTPVPPSPKPVDEPPKQSTPVSPSSEPVVESPKQSTHTPVPPSPKPVDEPPKQSTPVSSPSEPVVESPKQSTPVSSPSEPVVESPKQSTSVPPPLKPVSPVVEPTKQPTSVSPVGEPVKQSTSVSPPLKPELPVAEPPKQSPPKPWWPWTPTPPTSEPPTSIPTPTQSMSPAPMQQPSTPTTTPTISTPIPPSKVPTLEPPPAPEPQPSKQPTPTSTSTPTPTPSKSPAPVPQQPSQPSTPTPIPTLSQPLTPMSQPSKPSTPTPATSMPSTPVSQPSKPTTITPTPAKSPALVPQPSESSTPIPTSTPTLSKPPTPTPTTTSTPAPMSHPSMSLTPTLAPTPEPDSFAVKPKKKQLPSPTPIQSQPPISTPQPPTSTPQPPEQWWPWTPTTPNQAPTPPTPLEAPTSTPLEMPILAPTPAAVNPKSKHLASTPTPTPKLAPTSEPVKPSAPSTPLTPTKPTQPLQPPTVAALPPHVQSSPSPPVGTTPSSQNQTTLPPQPQADSPSPMVKSTPPTPTPSMSSPSPTSSPPLQAHTPPSQVHSPPPQAHTPPPQVHSPPSMSTGSPPPKAHAPPPQVHSPPPGSPPPQAHTPPPQVHSPSPTPTGSPPPQIHTSPPQVHSPPPTPTGSPPSQAHTPPPQVHSPPLMPTGSPPPQEHTPLPQVHSPPPTPTGSSPPQAHTPPPQIHSPTSTPTGSPPPQAQTSTPPTSSPPPTGSPPSKGSPSPQAQSPPTTSTPPKTEAPPSKDEDDFQLPKNVGAQYHSPPPPVFQGY, from the coding sequence ATGCTTTATCACATTACAAACATTCTGGGCAGTAGCtgcttctttttcttgcttttgctTTCTTCCTTCTCAACAACTTATGCTCTTACTGATGCCGAAGCGTCCTTCATCGCTCGTCGTCAATTATTAACACTCCCTAAAGATGGGAAGCTACCAATTCCTGAATTTGAGAAAGCGCTTgaagaaaagtttgaaaatgagagGCTGAAGAGGGCATATGTGGCGCTTCAAGCCCTCAAGAAGGCCATCTACTCTGACCCTTTTAACATGACTGGTAATTGGGTTGGGGCAGATGTATGCTCCTACAATGGTGTGTTTTGTACACCTGCAAAAGATGATCCCAACGTCAGAGTTGTTTCTGGTATCGATCTTAATCATGGTGACATTGCCGGGTATTTACCAGCAGAGCTTGGCCTTTTGACGGATCTGGAATTATTCCATATTAACTCTAACAGGTTTTGTGGAATCGTTCCGATGAGCATGTCGACCCTCATCAATCTTATTGAGTTTGATATCAGCAATAATCGTTTCGTTGGTCCTTTCCCAAGTGTTTGTCTGTACTGGAAAAAGAACCTGTATCTTGATATCAGATATAATAATTTCGAAGGTGAATTGCCTCCGGAGGTGTTTGAGCTGCCACTGGATGTATTCTTGGTCAACAACAACAGGTTCTCGAATTGCATTCCAGAAACAATGGGAAAATCGAATGCATCTGTTGTGGTCTTTGCTCATAACAAGTTTACTGGTAGCATTCCTAAAACTCTTACCCAGATGAAAAACTTGACTGAAATTCTCTTCATTGACAATCAACTTGGAGGTTGTATTCCACAAGAAATGGGACAGCTTTCTAGTATGACTGTATTTGATTGTAGCTCCAACAATGTCACAGGAAGTTTGCCTAATAGTTTTTCAGAGCTGAAAAATCTTGAGATATTGGAGCTTTCACATAATCAACTAACAGGAAGTGTGTCAGAGGAAATCTGCAAGCTACCGAAACTGTCGAATTTCACATTCACTGATAATTTTTTCCAGGAAGTGGGTAAAGAATGCAGTTCCAGGCAGAACTTTGTGATGAATGATACATTCAACTGTTTGGCTGGCAGGCCTggtcagaaaatggaaaatatgtGCTCTGCGAGCCAAACTGTGGACTGCGACGCAATCTATCAGAGTTGTGGCGGGTCTGAACCAGCTCCATTACCTACACCTGTTCCAAAGCTGGTCACAGCAACTCCACCACCCCCTACAACAACACAGCCACCGGTTCCAGTGATGCAATCTCCACCAGTGCCTACTACTCCATCAGCTCCTACAAAAACACAGCCACCACCAACTCCGGTGATGCAATCTCCACCAGTGCCTACTACTCCATCAGCTCCTACAACAACACAGCCACCACCAACTCCGGTGATGCAATCTCCACCAGTGCCTACTACTCCATCAGCTCCTACAACAACACAGCCACCACCAACTCCGGTGATGCAATCTCCACCAGTGCCTACTACTCCATCAGCTCCTACAACAACACAGCCACCACCAACTCCTGTATTGCAATCTCAGCCACCGCCAACTACTACCCCATCAGCTCCTACAGCAACACCACCATCAGCTCCAGTCTTGCAATCCCCACCAGAGGCTACTACTCCACCTTCCAAAGCAACACCAACGCCAGCACCCGTTTCGCAATCTCCAATACCTCCAACTACTACTCCAACTCCTGCAACACCATCGCCATCAGCTCCAGTATCGCAATCTTCACCACCGCCTACTACTCCACCTCCTAAAGTAACACTGCCACCGGCTCCAGTATTGCAAACCCCGTCAGCACTTACTTCTCCGCCTCCTAAAACAACACCACAACCAGCTCCGGTCTTGCAATCTCCGCCACTGCCTACTACTCCAGCAAAACCAGTAGCACCGGTGCCATCACCTGATCTATCTGACCAAGCTCCGTTGAAGCCTGCAAAGCCTACACAGCCAACCCCTGCTCCTCAAGCACAACCACCACCAACAAATCAGTGGTGGCCTTGGGCACAAACACCACCTGCACAGGAACAACCTAAACCATCATCTCAAATTTCTCAACCACCAGAACAGCCCACTTCGGTGTCACCGCCACCAAAGCAAGTAGTTGAGCCACAAAAACAGTCCACTACGGTGCCAACAATGCCAGAGCCTGAGGTTGAGCCACCAAAACAGTCCACTTCAGTGCCACCACCGCCAAAGCCTGTAACAGAGCCACCAAAGCCTATTGTTGAGTCACCAAAGCAGTCTACTCCAGTGCCACCATCGCCAAAGCCTGTTGATGAGCCACCAAAACAGTCCACTCCGGTGTCCCCCTCATCAGAGCCTGTGGTGGAGTCACCAAAACAGTCCACTCATACTCCAGTGCCACCATCGCCAAAGCCTGTTGATGAGCCACCAAAACAGTCCACTCCGGTGTCATCCCCATCAGAGCCTGTGGTGGAGTCACCAAAACAGTCCACTCCGGTGTCATCCCCATCAGAGCCTGTGGTGGAGTCACCAAAACAGTCCACTTCGGTGCCACCACCGCTGAAACCAGTGTCACCTGTAGTTGAGCCAACAAAGCAGCCCACTTCAGTGTCACCGGTAGGTGAACCAGTGAAACAGTCCACTTCAGTGTCACCTCCACTGAAACCAGAGTTGCCTGTAGCTGAGCCACCAAAACAGTCACCACCAAAGCCATGGTGGCCGTGGACACCAACACCTCCAACATCAGAACCACCAACATCCATACCCACACCTACACAATCAATGTCACCAGCTCCAATGCAACAACCATCAACACCTACAACTACACCAACAATATCTACACCAATACCACCATCAAAAGTGCCAACTCTAGAGCCCCCGCCAGCTCCAGAGCCCCAACCATCTAAACAACCAACTccaacatcaacatcaacacCAACACCAACACCATCAAAGTCACCAGCTCCAGTACCACAACAACCATCACAACCGTCTACACCTACACCTATACCAACACTATCACAACCGCTAACTCCAATGTCCCAACCATCTAAACCATCAACTCCTACACCAGCAACATCAATGCCATCAACTCCAGTGTCACAACCATCAAAACCGACTACAATTACACCAACACCAGCAAAATCACCAGCTTTAGTGCCCCAACCATCTGAATCATCAACCCCTATACCAACATCAACACCAACACTATCAAAACCGCCAACACCTACACCAACAACTACGTCAACACCGGCTCCAATGTCACACCCATCAATGTCATTAACACCTACTCTGGCACCAACACCAGAACCTGATTCTTTTGCAgtaaaaccaaagaaaaaacaGTTGCCATCACCAACACCAATACAATCACAACCACCAATTTCAACGCCACAACCACCAACTTCAACACCACAACCACCTGAGCAATGGTGGCCATGGACTCCAACAACACCAAACCAGGCACCAACACCTCCAACACCTTTAGAAGCACCCACATCAACACCATTAGAAATGCCAATACTGGCACCAACACCTGCAGCAGTAAATCCTAAATCAAAACATTTGGCATCAACACCTACACCAACACCAAAACTAGCTCCGACATCAGAACCAGTAAAACCGTCAGCTCCATCAACACCTTTAACACCAACAAAACCAACCCAACCTTTACAACCACCAACAGTTGCGGCCCTACCCCCACATGTCCAATCCTCACCATCTCCTCCTGTAGGCACCACACCATCGTCTCAAAATCAAACTACACTTCCCCCACAACCACAAGCAGACTCACCGTCACCAATGGTCAAATCAACACCTCCAACCCCAACTCCATCAATGAGCTCTCCTTCACCAACAAGCTCTCCTCCTTTGCAAGCCCATACTCCACCCTCACAAGTCCACTCACCACCACCACAGGCCCACACTCCACCACCACAAGTCCACTCACCACCCTCTATGTCAACGGGCTCTCCTCCACCAAAAGCACATGCCCCACCCCCACAAGTCCACTCACCACCACCGGGCTCTCCTCCACCACAAGCGCATACTCCACCCCCACAAGTCCACTCACCATCACCTACCCCAACAGGCTCTCCTCCACCACAAATACATACTTCACCCCCACAAGTCCATTCACCACCACCTACGCCAACTGGCTCTCCTCCATCACAAGCACATACTCCACCCCCACAAGTCCACTCACCACCACTTATGCCAACGGGCTCTCCTCCACCACAAGAACATACTCCACTTCCACAAGTCCACTCACCACCACCTACGCCAACAGGCTCTTCGCCACCACAAGCACATACTCCACCCCCACAAATCCACTCACCCACATCTACGCCAACAGGCTCTCCTCCACCACAAGCACAGACTTCAACTCCACCAACGAGCTCTCCTCCACCAACGGGCTCTCCTCCATCAAAGGGCTCTCCTTCACCACAAGCACAGAGTCCGCCAACAACCTCTACTCCACCAAAAACAGAGGCTCCCCCATCAAAAGACGAAGACGACTTCCAACTCCCGAAAAACGTTGGAGCCCAGTATCATTCACCACCTCCGCCAGTTTTCCAGGGCTATTAA